In Chitinophaga sp. HK235, a single window of DNA contains:
- a CDS encoding serine hydrolase, whose protein sequence is MKIPLKINSVLLILSLWWSVPANGQEIPQVDRAVKAFMSKYKVPGMAVAITRNGKLVYARGYGVADRSTGEKVTADSRFRIASVSKCITAVAILKLVEEGRLSLHRKVFGPGALLGTIYGSKPYSAWLQEITVQQLLEHTAGGWTNDAQDPMFSHPEWTADTLISRTLDQRPLKYQPGKVYAYSNFGYCVLGRVIEKVTGKSYAQYVQDAVCTPMGITDMAIGGNTLSERKPGEVVYYDRQEQPYDFNLSRMDSHGGWIASATGLARFLAATDGFDTHPDLLSPASTKTMTTGSVANPGYALGWAVNSWNNWWHAGSLPGTASEIVRSAKGFNWVLLCNTRTNKAFYNDLDGLIWKAVNDTTTQWH, encoded by the coding sequence ATGAAAATACCCTTAAAAATAAATAGTGTTTTATTGATACTCAGCCTGTGGTGGTCCGTTCCGGCCAATGGCCAGGAGATCCCGCAGGTAGACCGCGCTGTCAAAGCATTTATGTCGAAATATAAGGTGCCGGGTATGGCGGTGGCCATCACACGTAATGGGAAGTTGGTGTATGCCAGAGGTTATGGTGTGGCCGATAGAAGCACCGGCGAAAAGGTAACTGCGGATAGCCGTTTCCGTATTGCCAGTGTATCCAAGTGTATAACGGCAGTGGCTATACTAAAACTCGTGGAAGAAGGACGGCTGTCTCTCCACCGCAAGGTATTCGGTCCGGGTGCCTTGCTGGGCACCATTTACGGTAGCAAGCCCTATTCAGCATGGCTGCAGGAGATAACAGTGCAGCAGCTGCTGGAACATACGGCCGGCGGCTGGACCAACGACGCACAGGATCCTATGTTCAGCCATCCCGAATGGACTGCTGATACGCTGATCTCCCGTACCCTCGACCAGCGGCCGCTGAAGTATCAGCCAGGCAAGGTATACGCCTATTCCAATTTCGGCTACTGTGTGCTGGGACGTGTGATAGAAAAGGTGACGGGCAAAAGTTATGCACAATACGTACAGGATGCGGTATGCACACCAATGGGTATCACAGATATGGCTATCGGCGGAAATACACTGTCAGAAAGGAAACCTGGTGAAGTAGTGTATTACGACCGGCAGGAACAACCCTATGATTTTAATCTGTCCAGGATGGACTCCCATGGAGGCTGGATCGCTTCTGCTACCGGGCTGGCCCGGTTCCTGGCGGCCACAGACGGCTTTGATACCCACCCCGACCTGCTTTCTCCGGCAAGCACCAAAACAATGACGACCGGCTCTGTGGCTAATCCGGGTTATGCTTTAGGTTGGGCAGTCAACAGCTGGAATAACTGGTGGCATGCCGGTTCCCTGCCCGGTACTGCCAGCGAAATAGTTCGTTCCGCTAAAGGCTTTAACTGGGTACTGTTGTGTAATACCCGTACCAACAAAGCTTTCTACAATGATCTGGACGGACTGATCTGGAAGGCGGTGAATGATACTACCACACAATGGCATTGA
- a CDS encoding DUF1697 domain-containing protein yields MTRYVAFLRAVNVGGRQVKMEVLRDLFTQAGFKNVKTYIQSGNVIFDSGSKDCASLENKIEQLLLKNLGFDVSTCIRSTAELSAVLDNTPFPGIIPDKELQIYVAFLQTWPGKDAIAILETMQNDIATYRINGREVYVLMKKIVGGNPFSNNSLEKKLGLVATTRNWATVQKVTL; encoded by the coding sequence ATGACCAGATACGTTGCCTTTCTGCGGGCAGTCAATGTGGGAGGAAGACAAGTGAAGATGGAGGTACTCAGAGATCTTTTTACACAGGCAGGGTTTAAAAACGTAAAGACCTATATACAGAGCGGTAATGTAATCTTCGACAGCGGCAGTAAAGACTGCGCTTCGCTGGAGAATAAAATAGAGCAACTGCTGCTGAAAAACCTGGGATTTGATGTGTCCACCTGTATAAGGTCTACCGCGGAATTAAGCGCTGTGCTGGACAACACCCCTTTCCCCGGCATTATCCCCGATAAAGAACTGCAGATTTATGTGGCCTTCCTGCAGACATGGCCTGGTAAAGATGCCATCGCCATCCTGGAGACTATGCAAAACGATATAGCAACCTATCGTATCAACGGCCGGGAAGTATATGTGCTGATGAAAAAAATCGTGGGCGGCAATCCCTTCTCCAACAACTCCCTTGAAAAAAAGCTTGGCCTCGTAGCCACTACCCGTAATTGGGCCACTGTTCAGAAAGTAACACTATAA
- a CDS encoding DUF4184 family protein — protein MPFTISHIAIVLPFTCKQRPYLSLTGLIIGAMAPDFLYFVLFNPYFDGGHSWWGIFAYDIPLSLALAFLYHEVALPALVRYLPAWAGSRLHHFRYFHWGSYFRRHYLVVIGSVIAGTLSHFFLDAFTHGNGYFVQLMPFLQGDVQVFGQTMEAWYLMQYITSLAGLLLLFYFFMKIPADPLPAGQPARNKAIFWLLTIAVTSIILLLYQQQPLLYRKSIDYLAIVMAAIFYGFFTVVLGKKLIRL, from the coding sequence ATGCCGTTCACGATTTCACATATCGCCATTGTTTTGCCTTTCACGTGTAAACAACGTCCTTACCTTTCGTTGACCGGCCTGATAATAGGTGCTATGGCACCGGATTTCCTGTATTTTGTATTATTCAATCCTTACTTTGACGGAGGACATAGCTGGTGGGGCATTTTTGCATATGATATTCCGTTGTCGCTGGCGCTGGCTTTCCTTTATCACGAAGTAGCCCTGCCTGCGCTGGTCCGTTATCTGCCAGCCTGGGCGGGATCGAGGCTGCATCATTTCCGGTATTTCCACTGGGGCAGCTATTTCAGGCGGCATTATCTGGTAGTGATCGGCTCTGTCATTGCCGGTACCCTGTCACATTTTTTCCTGGATGCCTTTACCCATGGGAATGGTTATTTTGTACAGCTGATGCCTTTCCTGCAGGGAGATGTACAGGTATTCGGCCAAACGATGGAAGCATGGTATCTGATGCAGTATATCACTTCGCTGGCGGGCCTGTTGCTACTGTTTTATTTTTTCATGAAGATACCGGCCGACCCGCTTCCTGCCGGCCAGCCGGCGCGAAACAAAGCCATATTCTGGCTGCTGACAATAGCTGTTACCAGCATTATCCTATTGCTTTATCAACAGCAACCCCTGCTGTACCGTAAAAGCATCGACTACCTCGCTATTGTGATGGCCGCTATATTTTATGGATTCTTTACCGTAGTATTGGGCAAAAAATTAATCAGGCTATGA
- a CDS encoding YceI family protein has translation MTNWKIDESHSEIGFKVKHLMITNVSGYFTRFSGSVQTESDDFHDASIAFEAAADSIDTQNQQRDEHLRNGDFFDATTFPKISFVSKKIKKIDEENYKLLGDLTIKGQTHPIELEVEHSGTTVDPWGQHKAGFALKGRLHRADYGLRWNATTEAGGIVLSDEVKLNMEIQLVKS, from the coding sequence ATGACTAACTGGAAAATTGATGAATCACACAGTGAAATAGGATTCAAAGTAAAACATCTCATGATCACCAATGTGAGTGGTTACTTTACACGCTTCTCCGGCAGTGTACAAACAGAGAGCGACGATTTTCATGATGCTTCCATCGCCTTCGAAGCGGCAGCAGACAGTATCGACACCCAGAACCAGCAGCGGGATGAACATCTCCGCAATGGTGATTTCTTTGATGCTACTACTTTCCCCAAAATCAGCTTCGTCTCTAAAAAAATTAAAAAAATAGATGAGGAGAACTATAAGCTGCTGGGCGATCTTACCATCAAAGGGCAAACCCACCCTATAGAGCTGGAGGTGGAGCATAGTGGTACTACCGTAGACCCCTGGGGGCAGCACAAAGCAGGCTTTGCGCTGAAAGGCCGCTTACACCGCGCGGACTATGGCCTGCGCTGGAATGCCACCACCGAAGCCGGCGGCATCGTGCTGAGTGATGAAGTGAAACTGAATATGGAAATACAGTTGGTCAAATCCTGA
- a CDS encoding DEAD/DEAH box helicase, producing MKFEQYNISPEIKESLAELGFKRPTDIQYKAIPSILKGDDVMAIAQTGTGKTAAFAIPVLHRLQQQDRRSRKGRYEVKCLVMVPTRELAIQIAGVFQQIAQFTELRILGMVGGVDQEPQVKFLEKGVDVLIATPGRMFDQINQGHLDLSKVQTLILDEADHMLDLGFIRDIRDVIRHIPRDHQTLFFSATLDKDIKDLAYSVVNNPIRIQVSPEDPVSKNVSHAVAYVEMDDKRFFLERLVREFPDKKILVFVRTKVRAERVVAAMARVGINSLAMHGGKEQDDRLQVMSEFKEGAVPLLITTDVNARGIDIPNVDYVVNYDLPDVPENYVHRVGRTGRGVQKGQAVSFCSTEEKPLLADIQKFIGKEITEMKINKSDYQETIRFSEEVPNDNWQLLIDQHKEEMDKLKKKKKKKK from the coding sequence ATGAAATTTGAACAGTACAATATATCTCCTGAGATTAAGGAGAGTCTGGCTGAGTTGGGCTTTAAACGTCCTACCGACATCCAGTACAAAGCGATTCCTTCTATTCTCAAGGGAGATGATGTGATGGCCATTGCCCAGACAGGCACCGGCAAAACGGCAGCATTTGCCATTCCCGTGCTCCACCGGCTTCAGCAGCAGGACCGGCGCTCCCGGAAAGGCAGGTATGAAGTGAAATGCCTGGTAATGGTGCCCACCCGCGAACTGGCCATCCAGATAGCCGGCGTATTCCAGCAGATCGCTCAATTCACCGAACTCCGCATCCTGGGTATGGTAGGCGGTGTAGACCAGGAGCCACAGGTTAAATTCCTGGAGAAAGGTGTAGACGTGCTCATTGCCACCCCCGGCCGCATGTTCGACCAGATCAACCAGGGACACCTCGACCTCAGCAAGGTACAAACGCTGATCCTCGATGAAGCCGACCATATGCTGGACCTGGGCTTTATCCGCGATATCCGCGATGTGATCAGACATATCCCCCGTGATCACCAAACCCTGTTCTTTTCCGCTACTCTCGATAAAGACATCAAAGACCTGGCATATTCGGTGGTCAACAACCCTATCCGTATCCAGGTCTCCCCGGAAGATCCGGTTTCCAAAAACGTGAGCCATGCTGTGGCCTACGTGGAAATGGACGATAAGCGTTTCTTCCTGGAACGCCTGGTAAGGGAGTTCCCCGACAAAAAAATACTGGTGTTTGTACGTACCAAAGTAAGGGCCGAAAGAGTGGTGGCCGCTATGGCGCGTGTAGGTATCAACTCCCTGGCTATGCACGGCGGCAAGGAACAGGATGACCGCCTCCAGGTAATGAGCGAATTCAAAGAAGGTGCAGTGCCTTTATTGATCACCACCGACGTAAATGCCCGCGGTATCGATATCCCCAACGTAGATTATGTGGTCAACTATGACCTGCCTGATGTGCCGGAAAACTATGTACACCGTGTAGGCCGTACCGGCCGCGGCGTACAGAAAGGACAGGCCGTTTCTTTCTGCAGTACCGAAGAAAAGCCATTACTGGCAGACATCCAGAAATTCATCGGTAAAGAAATCACGGAGATGAAAATCAATAAAAGTGATTACCAGGAAACCATCCGTTTCTCGGAAGAAGTACCGAATGACAACTGGCAGCTGCTGATAGATCAGCACAAAGAGGAGATGGATAAACTGAAAAAGAAAAAGAAGAAAAAGAAATAA
- a CDS encoding YceI family protein, translating to MKKAFFSTALLVLASIASFAQVKWNADPAHTAIIFSVKHLGINFVQGHFAKFNGTIETADSTNFQNAKVEFTADVNSINTGIEQRDNHLKTDDFFNAAQFPEIKVKSVSFKKIAGNKYVMLADVTMRNTTKRVPFDVTYNGVVKDPWGLWRAGFTAKATVNRLDFGVKYADKLANGVYAIAPTVDILVNAEIVKQ from the coding sequence ATGAAGAAAGCGTTTTTTTCTACCGCCCTCCTGGTATTAGCCAGCATTGCCTCTTTTGCACAGGTTAAATGGAATGCAGACCCTGCACATACCGCCATCATCTTTAGTGTAAAACACCTGGGCATCAACTTTGTACAGGGTCACTTTGCCAAATTCAACGGCACTATTGAAACTGCAGACAGCACCAACTTTCAGAATGCAAAAGTAGAATTCACCGCCGATGTGAACAGCATCAACACTGGCATCGAACAGCGTGATAACCACCTGAAAACCGATGACTTCTTCAATGCAGCGCAGTTCCCTGAGATCAAGGTAAAAAGCGTTTCCTTCAAAAAAATAGCAGGCAACAAATATGTAATGCTGGCCGATGTGACCATGCGCAACACTACTAAACGTGTACCCTTTGACGTTACTTACAACGGTGTTGTAAAAGACCCATGGGGACTGTGGAGAGCAGGTTTCACCGCGAAAGCGACTGTTAACCGTCTGGACTTCGGTGTAAAATATGCCGACAAATTAGCTAACGGTGTATACGCAATAGCGCCTACCGTAGATATTCTGGTAAACGCGGAAATTGTTAAGCAGTAA
- a CDS encoding DoxX family protein — MLKRLLQTDDNLTSFIIRVTVALVMLPHGLQKLFGMFGGYGFKATMNFFTSSGTPAILAFLVIITESIGSLLILFGFTTRLWALMLTAIMLVATNMHSANGFFMNWAGTQKGEGFEYHLLVIGICIALIVKGAGRWSVDRQLTK; from the coding sequence ATGTTAAAACGATTATTGCAAACCGATGATAACCTTACTTCCTTCATCATCCGTGTAACCGTAGCCCTTGTAATGCTGCCACATGGCCTTCAGAAACTGTTTGGTATGTTTGGTGGTTATGGTTTTAAGGCAACGATGAACTTCTTCACCTCCAGCGGCACCCCTGCTATCCTGGCTTTCCTGGTGATCATCACTGAAAGCATCGGTTCTCTGCTGATCCTCTTCGGTTTTACTACACGCCTGTGGGCCCTGATGCTGACAGCCATCATGCTTGTAGCTACCAACATGCACTCCGCCAACGGTTTCTTTATGAACTGGGCCGGTACCCAGAAAGGAGAAGGGTTTGAATACCATCTGCTGGTAATCGGTATCTGTATTGCCCTGATCGTTAAAGGTGCAGGCCGCTGGTCTGTAGACCGTCAACTGACCAAATAA
- a CDS encoding MarR family winged helix-turn-helix transcriptional regulator — MRLEDEIKQVKFKSDYQRAMLNIVFTANWLEVGISKLLKHYDLSSQQYNVLRILRGSRPNPLNLLDIQERMMDKMSNATRLVEKLRQKGLLTRIQCPSNRRKVEIEITDKGMEVLRELDPSMEENDELLAQRMTREEAHQLSLLLDKLRG; from the coding sequence ATGAGACTAGAGGATGAAATAAAACAGGTAAAATTTAAAAGTGACTATCAGCGGGCCATGCTAAACATCGTTTTTACGGCAAACTGGCTGGAAGTAGGCATTTCAAAGCTATTGAAGCATTATGACCTGTCTTCCCAGCAATACAATGTACTGCGCATACTGCGTGGCAGCAGGCCCAATCCGTTGAACCTGCTGGACATACAGGAGCGTATGATGGATAAAATGAGCAATGCCACCCGCCTGGTGGAGAAGTTGCGCCAGAAAGGGCTGCTGACCCGTATTCAGTGCCCGTCTAACCGCCGTAAAGTAGAGATCGAAATTACGGATAAGGGCATGGAAGTATTACGGGAGCTGGATCCGTCCATGGAGGAGAACGATGAGTTGCTGGCCCAGAGAATGACGAGGGAAGAAGCCCATCAGCTCAGCCTGCTGCTGGATAAATTGCGCGGCTAA
- a CDS encoding efflux RND transporter periplasmic adaptor subunit, producing the protein MKSLLYIIVTSTFILAACSDNKKEIKEEKKTGMMMNPFETVEIRKSNPLVTLKLAGELIPDQQTALFAKVNSYVKNIRVDIGDRVSAGQVLMVLEAPEIQSQVANAKAKLQAQEAIYLSTKSTYDRMMKASETQGAIAKDALDQIKARRLSDEAQLNAAKSAYNELKDIDNYLVIRAPFSGTITDRKVDLGSYVGPMEKTPLLVIQNIQKLRLNLSIPEAHTPYLKIGDTIRFQVRSQPQKKHLAFISRKSGSLDVKLRSEKIEADFINTNNELKPFMIAETSIPLQNTEATFFVPKSAVVESGMGVYIIRVEHGKTSNVPVSKGRMMPDQVEVFGALREGDRILKMGSEEIQEGSSIQQPNKNK; encoded by the coding sequence ATGAAATCCTTATTATATATAATTGTCACTTCTACATTTATTCTTGCAGCCTGCAGTGATAACAAAAAGGAAATAAAAGAAGAAAAGAAAACGGGCATGATGATGAACCCGTTCGAAACAGTGGAGATCAGGAAAAGCAATCCCCTGGTAACCTTAAAGCTGGCAGGGGAACTAATACCCGACCAGCAGACAGCGTTATTTGCTAAAGTAAACAGTTATGTTAAAAATATTCGTGTAGACATTGGCGATAGAGTAAGCGCCGGTCAGGTGCTGATGGTGCTGGAAGCGCCGGAAATCCAATCCCAGGTGGCCAATGCCAAAGCGAAGCTGCAGGCACAGGAAGCCATCTACCTGTCTACCAAATCCACCTATGATCGTATGATGAAGGCTTCCGAAACGCAGGGAGCTATCGCCAAAGATGCGCTGGACCAGATAAAGGCCCGCCGGCTTTCTGATGAAGCTCAGTTAAATGCAGCCAAATCGGCTTATAATGAACTCAAAGACATCGATAATTATCTGGTGATCAGAGCCCCATTCAGCGGCACCATCACAGACAGGAAAGTAGACCTTGGCTCTTATGTAGGCCCTATGGAGAAAACACCTTTGCTGGTGATTCAGAATATCCAGAAGCTGCGGCTGAATCTTTCCATACCGGAGGCACATACACCCTATCTGAAAATCGGGGATACTATTCGTTTTCAGGTACGCTCTCAGCCTCAAAAGAAACACCTGGCCTTCATCAGTCGTAAATCCGGCAGTCTGGATGTAAAGTTGCGTTCAGAAAAGATAGAAGCAGATTTTATCAATACCAACAATGAACTGAAGCCCTTTATGATTGCCGAAACCAGTATTCCATTGCAGAATACGGAGGCCACTTTTTTTGTTCCCAAATCGGCTGTAGTAGAGAGTGGTATGGGCGTATATATCATCCGGGTGGAGCATGGAAAGACCAGCAATGTACCGGTCAGCAAAGGACGTATGATGCCTGATCAGGTAGAGGTGTTTGGTGCACTCCGGGAAGGTGACAGGATTCTCAAAATGGGCAGTGAAGAAATACAGGAAGGAAGCAGCATTCAACAACCTAATAAAAACAAATAA
- a CDS encoding efflux RND transporter permease subunit — protein MNLIRFALRKPISIMVLVLGLLFFGIRSAKEIQVDILPEMNLPVVYIAHSFNGYTPQQMEGYFTKMYVNMMLFTNGIKSIETKNTQGLTLMKVNFYEGTEMGEAIAQLSALSNRSQVFLPPGAPPPFIIRFDASSQPVGQLVFKSATKTNNQLQDIANFTARPFLIAIPGLTTAPPFGGSPRTIEINIDPGKLRVHQLSPEQIVEAISRQNVTSPSGNVYIDDINYLTPTNNTLKTVEEFGNIPLFKGQVDNVYLRDVATVKDGADITTGYALIDGKRSVYINVAKSGKASTYDVVQNLKKTIPDIQRNLPDDVTISYEFDQSVYVINAVKSLIVEGILGALLTGLMVVLFLRDRRAALIVILTIPISIISGVLFLKLFGQTINIMSLSGLALAIGILVDESTVTIENIHQHFAMGKSKAQAIWDACKEIAFPKLLILLCILAVFAPAFMMTGIPGSLFMPLALSIGFSMIISFLMSQTFVPVMANWIMKNNHHAHTQEKETGFDRFKNKFSLLLERLMAHKKAVVAFSIVLVLAATGLLYQFTGKDVLPTVNSSQFQVRITAPEGTRIEKTEQKVKAVLHELDTLLGKENIAISSVYVGQHPSTFAVSPIYLYNAGPHEALLQVALKKFKGNADELKDQIRQHLKQKMPELKLSFEPIDLTEKILSQGANTPIEIRISGMMKKMNAMTANKLLAKLKELDYLRDQQIPQSMNYPALEINIDRVRAAQLGLDAQDIARSLVASTASSRYTSKNMWVGGMMGIAYDVQVQMPQHILNSKDELANIPLSKNSDRPVLGDVATITPTKTLGESYNLGTMGYTTVTANVHKSDLARAQKDVQAAIASLGELPKGVNIQVAGMTPVLDDTMKSLASGLLVAIIVIFLMLAANFQSFRVSLVILTTVPFVILGSLLLLKLTGSTLNLQSYMGIIMAVGVSIANAVLLISNAETLRLQNGNAIQAAISATGLRIRPIIMTTMAMTAGMLPMAIGFGEGGDQVSPLGRAVIGGLITSTFSVLIMLPLVFAWIQGKAGVQSPSLDPEDENSIHFTALKN, from the coding sequence ATGAACTTAATAAGATTTGCACTTCGCAAACCCATCTCTATAATGGTGTTGGTGCTGGGGCTGTTATTCTTTGGGATACGCTCAGCCAAAGAGATACAGGTGGACATACTGCCGGAAATGAACCTGCCGGTAGTATACATCGCCCACTCCTTCAACGGCTATACGCCGCAGCAGATGGAAGGGTATTTTACCAAAATGTATGTGAACATGATGCTTTTTACCAATGGCATCAAGAGCATCGAAACCAAAAATACACAAGGGCTGACCCTGATGAAGGTTAACTTTTATGAAGGCACTGAAATGGGCGAAGCGATAGCGCAGCTTTCCGCATTGTCTAACCGTTCGCAGGTGTTTTTGCCGCCCGGAGCGCCGCCACCTTTTATCATCCGGTTTGACGCCTCTTCCCAACCGGTAGGGCAGCTGGTATTTAAAAGCGCCACCAAAACCAACAACCAGTTGCAGGATATCGCCAATTTTACGGCCCGTCCGTTTCTGATTGCTATTCCGGGCCTGACCACCGCCCCTCCTTTCGGAGGTAGTCCCCGCACCATTGAGATCAATATCGATCCCGGCAAACTACGCGTACATCAGCTTTCCCCTGAACAAATAGTGGAAGCCATCAGCAGACAAAATGTGACTTCCCCATCAGGGAATGTTTATATCGATGATATCAACTACCTGACCCCTACCAACAATACACTGAAAACAGTGGAGGAATTCGGGAATATCCCGCTATTCAAAGGACAAGTAGATAACGTATACCTGCGCGATGTGGCCACTGTAAAAGACGGAGCTGATATCACCACCGGTTATGCCCTGATCGATGGTAAACGCTCCGTGTACATCAATGTAGCCAAATCAGGGAAGGCATCTACCTATGATGTAGTACAAAATCTGAAGAAAACGATTCCTGATATACAAAGAAACCTGCCCGACGATGTGACCATCTCTTATGAGTTTGATCAGTCTGTATATGTGATCAATGCAGTAAAAAGCCTGATCGTGGAAGGAATATTAGGTGCACTGCTGACGGGACTGATGGTGGTGTTATTTCTCCGCGACAGAAGGGCTGCCCTGATTGTCATTCTCACCATTCCCATCTCCATTATTTCAGGGGTACTATTCCTGAAATTATTCGGGCAAACCATCAACATCATGAGTTTATCCGGCCTGGCGCTGGCCATCGGTATTCTGGTAGATGAAAGTACCGTCACCATCGAAAACATCCACCAGCACTTTGCCATGGGCAAATCCAAAGCGCAGGCCATCTGGGATGCATGTAAAGAAATAGCCTTCCCTAAACTGCTGATTCTCCTGTGTATCCTGGCCGTATTCGCCCCTGCATTTATGATGACAGGCATACCCGGTTCACTCTTTATGCCACTGGCTTTATCCATTGGTTTTTCCATGATCATTTCCTTCCTGATGTCGCAGACTTTTGTACCGGTAATGGCCAACTGGATCATGAAGAATAACCATCACGCACATACGCAGGAAAAGGAAACAGGATTTGACCGGTTTAAAAACAAATTTTCTCTGCTGCTGGAGCGTTTGATGGCTCATAAAAAAGCAGTGGTTGCTTTCAGTATCGTATTGGTGCTGGCGGCGACAGGACTATTGTATCAATTTACCGGAAAGGATGTTTTACCCACTGTTAACTCCAGCCAGTTTCAGGTAAGGATTACAGCACCCGAAGGTACCCGCATCGAAAAAACAGAACAGAAGGTAAAAGCAGTATTACATGAGTTAGACACTTTACTGGGTAAGGAAAATATCGCTATATCATCCGTATATGTGGGACAGCATCCCTCCACTTTTGCGGTGAGTCCTATTTATCTCTATAACGCAGGGCCACACGAAGCACTGCTGCAGGTAGCCCTCAAAAAATTCAAGGGTAATGCAGACGAGTTAAAAGACCAGATAAGACAGCATCTGAAACAAAAAATGCCTGAGCTGAAACTTTCTTTTGAACCGATTGATCTGACAGAGAAAATACTGAGTCAGGGAGCCAACACCCCGATAGAGATACGCATTTCAGGAATGATGAAGAAGATGAATGCTATGACCGCCAATAAGTTGCTGGCCAAACTAAAAGAGCTGGATTACCTGCGGGACCAGCAAATTCCGCAATCCATGAACTATCCCGCCTTAGAGATTAACATTGATCGCGTACGGGCGGCACAGTTAGGGCTGGACGCGCAGGACATAGCCCGGTCGTTGGTGGCCAGCACGGCCTCTTCCCGTTACACCAGCAAAAACATGTGGGTAGGCGGTATGATGGGCATAGCCTATGATGTGCAGGTACAGATGCCACAGCATATCCTGAATAGTAAAGATGAACTGGCCAACATTCCGCTATCGAAGAACTCAGACCGTCCTGTGCTGGGCGATGTAGCCACTATCACACCCACCAAAACCCTGGGTGAAAGTTACAACCTGGGTACCATGGGCTATACAACCGTAACAGCCAATGTTCATAAGTCTGATCTGGCGCGTGCGCAGAAGGATGTACAGGCTGCTATTGCCTCCCTGGGCGAATTGCCTAAAGGCGTGAATATCCAGGTAGCAGGGATGACGCCTGTGTTGGACGATACCATGAAGAGCCTTGCCAGCGGCCTGCTGGTGGCCATCATCGTGATTTTTCTGATGCTGGCAGCCAACTTCCAATCCTTCCGGGTTTCGCTAGTCATCCTTACGACTGTTCCTTTTGTGATACTGGGTTCGTTGTTATTACTGAAGCTGACCGGCTCTACGCTGAACCTTCAATCCTATATGGGGATTATCATGGCAGTGGGTGTGTCTATTGCCAATGCGGTGCTGCTGATCAGTAATGCGGAGACACTGCGGTTGCAAAATGGCAATGCCATTCAGGCCGCCATCAGTGCTACCGGCCTTCGTATCCGCCCGATTATTATGACCACCATGGCTATGACAGCCGGTATGCTGCCCATGGCCATCGGCTTCGGTGAAGGAGGCGATCAGGTTTCTCCATTGGGCAGAGCGGTAATAGGCGGTTTGATCACCTCTACCTTTTCGGTGCTCATTATGTTGCCGCTCGTATTCGCCTGGATACAGGGTAAGGCAGGCGTGCAGTCTCCCTCTCTTGATCCTGAAGATGAAAACAGTATTCACTTTACAGCATTAAAAAACTAA